In the genome of Triticum urartu cultivar G1812 chromosome 5, Tu2.1, whole genome shotgun sequence, one region contains:
- the LOC125555471 gene encoding thaumatin-like protein, which produces MATPAAISSAILLLLFSFSLTAGARGATFTVMNFCPFVVYPAAIPVGWGAEIGTGLGIGQAWNLAVPAGASSVRIWARTNCTFDPATGRGSCGTSDCDGALRCDDYRKPPVTQAEFTLGSSGSAPDSYNYSISLVDGFNVPMGILCRARGDGGFLTCYDPDCCVASHRAGDGKRHTCPFNDHRGDDSNIDYEVAFCPFPSYPETTCVHA; this is translated from the coding sequence ATGGCAACTCCGGCGGCCATCTCCTCGGCTATCCTTCTCCTCCTATTCTCGTTCTCGCTCACCGCCGGCGCCAGGGGTGCCACCTTCACCGTCATGAACTTTTGCCCTTTCGTGGTGTACCCGGCGGCCATCCCGGTCGGCTGGGGCGCGGAGATAGGGACCGGCCTGGGGATCGGCCAGGCGTGGAACCTCGCGGTGCCCGCCGGCGCCTCCTCGGTCAGGATATGGGCCCGCACCAACTGCACATTCGATCCCGCCACCGGCCGCGGTAGCTGCGGAACCAGCGACTGCGACGGCGCGCTGCGCTGTGACGACTACAGGAAGCCGCCCGTGACGCAGGCCGAGTTCACTCTCGGCTCCTCCGGCAGCGCCCCGGACAGCTACAACTACAGCATCTCGCTCGTCGACGGCTTCAACGTGCCTATGGGGATCCTGTGCAGAGCCCGTGGGGACGGCGGCTTCCTCACGTGCTACGACCCCGACTGCTGCGTAGCCAGCCACCGCGCCGGCGACGGCAAGCGCCACACCTGCCCTTTCAACGACCACCGCGGTGACGACAGCAACATCGACTATGAGGTCGCCTTCTGCCCATTCCCTAGTTACCCCGAGACGACGTGCGTCCATGCATGA
- the LOC125507055 gene encoding uncharacterized protein LOC125507055, with the protein MAARKARRPWRRSGCARRSSMPWTTSGVLLRRAWLLASAYMARQGGRMGGGHRGMKGDGDLCGVGHTGSTSIRAAAAAQVLPARRPEDGGVTASPPSQPRWTRCGPRREEAATRRIRKDWQWELHWKSGQQSSWKP; encoded by the exons ATGGCGGCCCGAAAAGCACGCCGGCCATGGCGGCGCAGCGGCTGCGCTCGCCGGAGCAGCATGCCGTGGACGACGTCCGGCGTGCTCCTTCGTCGAGCGTGGCTGCTAGCGTCCGCATACATGGCGCGTCAAGGAGGGAGGATGGGCGGCGGCCACCGCGGCATGAAGGGCGACGGCGACCTGTGCGGCGTCGGCCACACAGGAAGCACGTCCattagggcggcggcggcggctcaaGTTCTTCCCGCGCGTCGTCCCGAGGACGGCGGCGTCACGGCGTCTCCGCCCTCGCAACCGCGGTGGACGCGGTGCGGGCCCCGAAGGGAAGAGGCGGCTACGCGGCGCATTAG GAAAGACTGGCAATGGGAACTTCACTGGAAGTCTGGACAGCAAAGCAGCTGGAAACCATAG